In Eretmochelys imbricata isolate rEreImb1 chromosome 18, rEreImb1.hap1, whole genome shotgun sequence, one genomic interval encodes:
- the LOC144276848 gene encoding LOW QUALITY PROTEIN: basic phospholipase A2 homolog Gln49-PLA2-like (The sequence of the model RefSeq protein was modified relative to this genomic sequence to represent the inferred CDS: substituted 1 base at 1 genomic stop codon), whose amino-acid sequence MCINNRRRGSDLSFRGNQPSXCSCWFAGLSGAQGSLLEFRKMINQATRKSAILSYYGYGCYCGSDGRGEPKDATDWCCRAHHCCYERLKASGCYGNRQRYSYTYKDGDILCALGSWCEEQVCDCDKSTTLCLERNLKTFNSRYVRYRDSKCTGFTPRC is encoded by the exons ATGTGCATTAACAACAGGAGACGGGGGAGTGATCTTTCCTTTAGAGGAAACCAGCCTTCCTAGTGCTCTTGCTGGTTTGCAGGTCTGTCTGGGGCACAGGGGAGTCTTCTGGAGTTTCGAAAGATGATTAATCAAGCCACGAGAAAAAGTGCCATCCTCAGTTATTATGGGTACGGCTGCTACTGCGGGTCTGATGGCAGAGGGGAACCGAAGGATGCGACAGATTG GTGCTGCCGAGCTCATCACTGCTGTTACGAAAGGCTAAAAGCTAGTGGATGTTACGGGAACAGACAGCGATATAGTTACACCTACAAAGACGGAGACATCTTGTGTG CTTTGGGGAGCTGGTGCGAAGAACAGGTCTGTGATTGTGACAAGAGCACGACTCTCTGCCTGGAAAGGAACCTGAAGACGTTCAACAGCCGCTACGTTCGCTACCGAGACAGCAAGTGCACAGGATTCACACCCAGGTGCTAG
- the LOC144276867 gene encoding group IIC secretory phospholipase A2-like: MHLLGVYLETPLGIHSEHYYQVVREHVTKPHVSSGLRSSGRARSIRAVVSEHLGELCMKMKNLLVFAMLLAYGAVMTQGSFWELQKMIKQVTSKSAFWNYYNYGCHCGLGGKGTPKDGTDQCCYLHDCCYERLKDHGCNAIFNSYSYVYLNGKIYCGMGSQCKRESCQCDGDFVLCLKKHLSSYKKGYRFYRKRHCANEKPMC; encoded by the exons ATGCACTTGCTGGGTGTGTACCtggagactccccttgggatccACAGTGAGCATTACTACCAGGTTGTCAGGGAGCACGTAACTAAGCCCCACGTCTCCTCTGGGCTGAGGAGcagcggcagagccaggagcatCAGGGCAGTGGTGAGTGAGCACCTCGGGGA GCTCTGCATGAAGATGAAGAATCTCTTAGTATTTGCTATGCTACTTGCTTATG GTGCAGTTATGACACAAGGGAGTTTCTGGGAGCTTCAAAAGATGATTAAGCAAGTCACTTCGAAATCTGCCTTTTGGAATTATTACAACTACGGCTGCCACTGCGGATTGGGTGGTAAAGGGACGCCAAAGGATGGCACTGATCA GTGCTGTTACTTGCATGACTGCTGCTATGAGAGGCTCAAGGATCATGGCTGTAATGCCATATTTAATTCGTACAGCTACGTCTACCTGAATGGAAAGATCTACTGCG GCATGGGGAGCCAGTGCAAAAGAGAGAGCTGCCAGTGTGACGGTGACTTTGTGCTCTGCTTGAAGAAACACTTAAGCAGCTACAAGAAGGGTTATCGCTTCTATAGAAAGAGGCACTGTGCGAATGAGAAGCCCATGTGTTAA